In Mycolicibacterium phocaicum, one DNA window encodes the following:
- a CDS encoding DUF1501 domain-containing protein has protein sequence MPEFNRRKFLIASAGAGAAGLLGGVAAVTLPDLLREGQDRPLPTNQGILVIVTLYGGNDGLNTVIPYADNAYHDARPELAYKPEEVLHLDPAFGLNPALTGMSKLWQSNKLAIVRGVGYPRPDRSHFRSMDIWQTANPVDAVTSGWIGRWLDTSGDDPIRAVNIGTVLPPLAVGQKHVAASLSDFVPAIPPDVARTLAALSADDPNDTTAMSQVCESYRANHATNSRFAPVINGRLQTIGQADNQLASDLELVARCIRAGVPTQVYMTQLLGFDTHADERAPQQALLKTLDDALTPFFHKLQGTPYGRNVVVLMYSEFGRRVAANASQGTDHGTSGPVFIAGTPVKGGFYGDAPSLTDLTDGDLKTTVDFRDVYHELLHGTLGADPEPSVGRGRRDLGFLAGGR, from the coding sequence CCAGCGCCGGGGCCGGCGCCGCCGGTCTGCTCGGCGGTGTCGCCGCGGTGACGCTGCCCGATCTGCTGCGCGAAGGTCAGGACCGTCCGCTGCCGACCAACCAGGGCATCCTGGTGATCGTCACGCTCTACGGCGGCAATGACGGCCTCAACACCGTTATCCCGTACGCCGACAACGCCTATCACGACGCCCGCCCCGAACTCGCCTACAAGCCCGAGGAAGTGCTCCACCTCGATCCGGCGTTCGGGCTCAACCCAGCGCTCACCGGGATGTCGAAGCTGTGGCAGTCCAACAAGCTCGCGATCGTGCGCGGTGTCGGCTACCCGAGGCCCGACCGCAGCCACTTCCGCTCCATGGACATCTGGCAGACCGCCAACCCCGTCGACGCGGTCACCAGCGGCTGGATCGGCCGCTGGCTCGACACCAGCGGCGACGACCCGATCCGGGCCGTCAACATCGGCACCGTGCTGCCGCCCCTGGCCGTCGGCCAAAAGCACGTCGCGGCATCACTTTCCGACTTCGTGCCGGCCATCCCGCCCGACGTCGCGCGCACTTTGGCCGCGCTCAGCGCCGACGACCCGAACGACACCACCGCCATGAGCCAGGTGTGCGAGTCCTACCGTGCCAACCACGCCACCAACAGCCGCTTCGCGCCGGTGATCAACGGCCGCCTGCAGACCATCGGCCAGGCCGACAACCAGTTGGCCAGCGACCTGGAACTGGTGGCCCGCTGCATCCGCGCCGGGGTGCCCACACAGGTGTACATGACGCAGCTGCTGGGCTTCGACACACACGCCGACGAGCGCGCCCCCCAGCAGGCATTGCTCAAGACCCTCGACGACGCGCTTACGCCTTTCTTCCACAAGCTTCAGGGCACGCCGTACGGCCGCAACGTCGTGGTGCTGATGTACTCGGAATTCGGGCGGCGCGTCGCGGCCAACGCCTCACAGGGCACCGACCACGGCACGTCCGGTCCGGTGTTCATCGCCGGCACCCCCGTCAAGGGCGGGTTCTACGGCGACGCACCGAGCCTGACCGATCTCACCGACGGCGATCTGAAGACCACCGTCGACTTCCGTGACGTTTATCACGAACTGCTCCACGGCACCCTAGGCGCCGATCCGGAGCCGTCGGTCGGGCGCGGCCGGCGGGATCTCGGATTCCTGGCCGGCGGCAGGTGA
- the gltX gene encoding glutamate--tRNA ligase, which translates to MNTPVRVRFCPSPTGAPHVGLVRTALFNWAYARHTGGDFVFRIEDTDAARDSEESYNAILDALRWLGLNWDEGPEVGGPYEPYRQSQRGDLYRDVIAKLLAAGEVYEAYSTPEEVEARHLAAGRNPKLGYDNYDRDLTAEQKAAFEAEGRKPVLRLKMPDEDISWVDLVRGETTFAAGVVPDFAITRASGEPLYTLVNPVDDALMKITHVLRGEDLLPSTPRQIALYQALIRIGVADAVPQFAHLPSVLGDGNKKLSKRDPQSNLFLHRDRGFIPEGLLNYLALLGWGIADDNDLFSLDEMVAAFDVADVNSNPARFDQKKADAINAEHIRRLAPEDFAARLKAYLDAHGHDTTLNALAFAAAAELIQTRIVVLGDAWDLVKFFNDDAYVIDEKSAAKELKPEAAEVLDATLSALAGVGEWNTANIEAALKAALLDGLELKPRKAFGPIRVAVTGATVSPPLFESMELLGRERSLARLQAARNGL; encoded by the coding sequence GTGAACACACCTGTCAGGGTTCGCTTCTGTCCGTCGCCGACCGGCGCGCCGCACGTCGGCCTGGTCCGCACCGCCCTCTTCAACTGGGCGTACGCGCGACACACCGGTGGCGACTTCGTCTTCCGGATCGAGGACACCGATGCTGCGCGCGACAGCGAGGAGAGCTACAACGCGATCCTCGACGCGCTGCGCTGGCTCGGGCTGAACTGGGATGAGGGGCCCGAGGTCGGCGGCCCCTACGAGCCGTACCGGCAGTCGCAGCGCGGCGACCTCTACCGCGACGTGATCGCGAAACTGCTTGCCGCGGGCGAGGTTTACGAGGCCTACTCGACGCCCGAAGAGGTCGAGGCCCGGCACCTCGCGGCGGGCCGTAACCCCAAGCTGGGCTACGACAACTACGACCGCGACCTCACCGCCGAGCAGAAGGCCGCGTTCGAGGCCGAGGGCCGAAAGCCGGTGCTGCGCCTCAAGATGCCCGACGAGGACATCTCCTGGGTGGACCTGGTGCGTGGCGAGACGACCTTCGCCGCCGGCGTGGTTCCGGACTTCGCGATCACGCGCGCGAGCGGAGAGCCGTTGTACACCTTGGTCAATCCGGTCGACGACGCGCTGATGAAGATCACCCATGTGCTGCGCGGCGAGGATCTGCTGCCGTCGACGCCGCGGCAGATCGCGCTGTACCAGGCGCTGATCCGGATCGGTGTCGCCGACGCGGTGCCGCAATTCGCCCACCTGCCAAGCGTTCTCGGTGACGGTAACAAGAAGCTGTCCAAGCGCGACCCGCAGTCCAACCTGTTCCTGCACCGCGACCGCGGATTCATCCCCGAGGGCCTGCTGAACTACCTGGCGTTGCTGGGCTGGGGCATCGCCGACGACAACGACCTCTTCAGCCTCGACGAGATGGTGGCGGCGTTCGACGTGGCCGACGTCAACTCGAACCCGGCGCGCTTCGACCAGAAGAAGGCCGACGCCATCAACGCCGAGCACATCCGCCGGCTGGCCCCGGAGGACTTCGCCGCACGGCTCAAGGCGTATCTCGACGCGCACGGCCACGACACCACGTTGAACGCCTTGGCTTTCGCCGCGGCGGCCGAGTTGATCCAGACCCGCATCGTGGTCCTCGGCGACGCGTGGGACCTCGTGAAGTTCTTCAACGACGACGCCTACGTGATCGACGAGAAGTCGGCGGCCAAGGAACTCAAGCCCGAGGCTGCCGAGGTCCTGGACGCGACGCTGAGCGCCTTGGCGGGCGTCGGCGAGTGGAACACCGCCAACATCGAGGCCGCGCTCAAGGCGGCGCTGCTGGACGGCCTGGAACTCAAGCCCCGCAAGGCGTTCGGTCCCATCCGGGTGGCGGTCACCGGCGCGACGGTCAGCCCGCCGCTGTTCGAGTCGATGGAATTGCTCGGCCGTGAGCGCAGTCTGGCGCGGTTGCAGGCGGCCCGAAACGGCCTGTGA
- a CDS encoding fumarylacetoacetate hydrolase family protein: MRLGRIASPDGVAFVVIEGDPNSDAVCKEIAEQYLSRNPTFTGRSWPLADVRLLAPILASKVICMGKNYAAHAREMGSEPPEDPVIFLKPNTAIIGPNIPIQLPADANPVHHEGELAVVIERPGKDIPAAKAKDYILGYTIANDVSARDQQKKDGQWMRAKGHDTFCPVGPWIETAVDPADLDIRTEVNGEKRQDSNTALLLHDVGAIIEWVSAVMTLLPGDIILTGTPEGVGPIEDGDTVSITVEGIGTLSNPVVRKGK; the protein is encoded by the coding sequence ATGCGCCTAGGTCGAATTGCCAGTCCAGACGGCGTCGCTTTTGTGGTGATCGAGGGCGACCCGAACTCCGATGCGGTCTGCAAAGAAATCGCTGAGCAGTACCTGTCCCGCAACCCCACCTTCACCGGGCGCTCCTGGCCGCTGGCCGACGTCCGGCTGCTGGCGCCGATCCTGGCCAGCAAGGTGATCTGCATGGGCAAGAACTACGCGGCACACGCCCGTGAGATGGGAAGCGAGCCGCCCGAGGATCCGGTGATCTTCCTCAAGCCGAACACCGCGATCATCGGGCCGAACATCCCGATCCAGCTGCCCGCCGACGCCAACCCCGTGCACCACGAGGGCGAACTGGCGGTGGTCATCGAACGTCCGGGCAAGGACATCCCGGCGGCCAAGGCCAAGGACTACATCCTCGGCTACACGATCGCGAACGATGTCTCGGCACGTGATCAGCAGAAGAAGGACGGCCAGTGGATGCGGGCCAAGGGGCACGACACGTTCTGCCCGGTCGGCCCGTGGATCGAGACCGCCGTGGACCCGGCCGATCTGGACATCCGCACCGAGGTGAACGGCGAGAAGCGGCAGGACAGCAACACCGCGCTGCTGTTGCACGATGTCGGCGCCATCATCGAATGGGTCTCGGCCGTCATGACGCTGCTGCCCGGCGACATCATCCTCACCGGAACCCCCGAGGGCGTCGGCCCGATCGAGGACGGCGACACCGTCAGCATCACCGTCGAGGGTATCGGCACCCTCTCCAATCCTGTTGTGCGTAAAGGGAAATAA
- a CDS encoding alpha/beta hydrolase family protein, whose product MAQRAYFSRLTGAFVAGLMLVAAPIPTASAAAPNWSGLDARAFADRVSPPGGLIRTVPLNPELSVAGAARAYRILYSTTDQHNSPAVSTGVVFVPPGEAPPGGWPVIAWAHGTVGLGDDCTPSAQPRSARDNEYLSHWLNEGYVVVGSDYTGLGTPGLMSYLNSVATAHAIIDSVIAAHHMNLPLSPKWALVGQSQGGAAAVASARWATEFSKGSGLDYRGVVATGTPANIDDVIITAGPDMVLPPGLGPIASAYTAYILAGFRELRPDVNSVLTPAGLTAADQAETLCTAPLSAAVTGLTPPQFFSAPLASLPDMRRALADFMGTPIAGYDRPIFLGVGLKDRDVPPSSTLKFADQLKANGQDVALYVYPEDDHSSTVLTSMADSTPFLQAQFAG is encoded by the coding sequence ATGGCTCAGCGCGCGTACTTCTCACGTTTGACGGGGGCCTTCGTGGCCGGCCTGATGCTGGTGGCGGCACCGATACCGACGGCATCGGCAGCTGCGCCGAACTGGTCGGGCCTGGACGCCCGGGCGTTCGCGGACCGGGTATCGCCGCCGGGTGGGCTCATCCGGACCGTCCCGCTGAACCCCGAGCTGTCGGTCGCCGGTGCGGCCCGCGCCTACCGAATCCTGTATTCGACCACCGACCAACACAATTCACCGGCGGTCAGTACCGGCGTGGTGTTCGTGCCGCCCGGCGAGGCCCCGCCGGGCGGCTGGCCCGTCATCGCCTGGGCGCACGGCACCGTCGGCCTGGGTGACGACTGCACGCCCTCGGCGCAGCCACGCAGCGCACGCGACAACGAGTATCTGAGCCACTGGCTGAATGAGGGTTACGTCGTCGTCGGATCCGACTACACGGGTCTGGGCACCCCGGGTCTGATGAGCTACCTCAACAGCGTCGCCACCGCGCACGCCATCATCGATTCGGTGATCGCCGCGCATCACATGAACCTGCCGCTGTCGCCGAAGTGGGCTCTGGTCGGTCAGTCCCAGGGCGGCGCGGCGGCGGTCGCGAGCGCACGGTGGGCCACCGAATTCAGCAAGGGGAGCGGCCTGGACTACCGCGGTGTCGTGGCGACCGGCACCCCGGCGAACATCGACGACGTCATCATCACGGCAGGCCCCGACATGGTGCTGCCGCCCGGGTTGGGTCCCATCGCGTCGGCCTACACGGCCTACATCCTCGCCGGCTTCCGGGAGCTGCGCCCGGACGTCAACAGTGTGCTCACGCCGGCCGGTCTGACCGCGGCGGACCAGGCCGAGACCCTGTGCACCGCACCACTGAGTGCGGCGGTGACGGGCCTCACGCCGCCACAGTTCTTCTCCGCCCCACTGGCGTCGCTACCGGACATGCGCCGGGCGCTGGCCGACTTCATGGGCACGCCCATCGCGGGCTACGACCGGCCGATCTTCCTCGGCGTCGGCCTCAAGGACCGTGACGTACCGCCGTCGTCGACCCTGAAGTTCGCCGATCAGCTCAAGGCCAACGGCCAGGACGTGGCGCTGTACGTCTACCCCGAGGATGACCACTCCAGCACCGTGCTGACCTCGATGGCCGACTCGACTCCCTTCCTGCAAGCCCAGTTCGCGGGCTGA
- a CDS encoding MFS transporter: MVTNVSAVRRWSMLVIALGSTMCANVFINGAAFLIPTLHGERGLDLSRAGLVSAMPSFGMVLTLIAWGWVVDRVGERFVLTVGSLLTSAAAFAAAWADSLVAVGAFLLLGGMAAASSNSASGRLVVGWFPPEQRGLVMGIRQTAQPLGVGLGALVIPRLAESSGVSAALLFPAIACLVAAVVTVIGVIDPPRPPRSSAPATDLANPYRGSSVLARIHAVSVLLVAPQCLVWTFSLVWLMTAHGWSAGAAGAMVTVAQLCGAAGRIGAGRWSDVMGSRLHPVRVIAVAAGVSMGLLALTDYLHWPVAVFLMVVASVVTVTDNGLSFTAIAEIAGPFWSGRALGVQNTTQLLTAGIVPPVFGALIGAFGFPAAFAVCALFPVLAVPLVPVAADPLRANPVSDPVPH, encoded by the coding sequence ATGGTCACCAACGTCTCAGCCGTCCGCCGCTGGTCGATGCTGGTGATCGCGCTCGGCTCGACGATGTGCGCCAACGTCTTCATCAACGGCGCCGCCTTTCTGATCCCGACGCTGCACGGCGAGCGCGGCCTCGACCTGTCGCGTGCCGGTCTGGTCTCCGCCATGCCGAGCTTCGGCATGGTCCTGACGCTCATCGCGTGGGGCTGGGTGGTCGACCGGGTCGGCGAACGGTTCGTGCTGACCGTCGGGTCGTTGCTGACCTCGGCGGCGGCGTTCGCGGCGGCGTGGGCCGACTCGTTGGTGGCGGTCGGAGCCTTCCTGTTGTTGGGCGGCATGGCGGCCGCGAGTTCCAATTCCGCGAGCGGCCGGCTGGTGGTCGGCTGGTTCCCGCCCGAGCAACGCGGGCTCGTGATGGGCATCCGCCAGACGGCGCAGCCACTCGGAGTTGGGCTGGGCGCCTTGGTGATTCCGCGCCTGGCCGAGTCGTCAGGGGTATCGGCCGCGCTGTTGTTCCCCGCGATCGCCTGTCTGGTCGCCGCCGTGGTGACCGTCATCGGCGTCATCGATCCGCCCCGGCCGCCCCGATCCTCCGCCCCCGCAACCGATCTGGCCAATCCCTACCGCGGGTCGTCGGTACTGGCGCGCATCCATGCCGTGTCGGTGTTGCTGGTCGCGCCGCAGTGCCTGGTGTGGACCTTCTCGCTGGTGTGGCTGATGACAGCGCACGGCTGGTCGGCCGGCGCGGCGGGCGCGATGGTGACGGTGGCCCAATTGTGCGGTGCCGCAGGGCGAATCGGCGCCGGCCGGTGGTCGGATGTGATGGGCTCGCGGCTGCATCCGGTACGCGTGATCGCGGTTGCCGCCGGGGTCTCCATGGGACTGCTGGCGTTGACCGACTACCTGCACTGGCCGGTGGCCGTGTTCCTGATGGTGGTGGCGTCGGTGGTCACCGTGACCGATAACGGACTGTCGTTCACCGCAATTGCCGAAATCGCAGGGCCGTTCTGGAGTGGCCGGGCGCTGGGTGTGCAGAACACGACGCAATTGCTGACGGCAGGCATCGTGCCGCCGGTGTTCGGCGCCCTGATCGGAGCCTTCGGGTTCCCGGCCGCGTTCGCGGTGTGCGCGCTGTTCCCGGTGCTGGCCGTGCCGTTGGTCCCGGTGGCCGCAGACCCGTTGCGCGCCAACCCTGTTTCCGACCCCGTGCCGCATTGA
- a CDS encoding EspA/EspE family type VII secretion system effector, whose product MVDLYNSANYWYSGYQHVTGMGESPGWAAGGIAADFVGFMQPIGHAAASALGATRAAAALETPIIEAALTSMNVMNNLCGFGGPDKGEQFAQGADAFNAVKDELGSCRPPDSWQGSSSEAYEDRNTEHQQRAESLAEVDRTIHDVLNKEAEQVESTRTNIDHNQTILTAFIPPAVAAMAVELPPGAGIALSMSIQTAGVAATLPFCMEAFAQLGSDAAHNATLIRRAGASYDQIASAAQAATQAGS is encoded by the coding sequence ATGGTCGACCTCTACAACTCTGCGAATTACTGGTACAGCGGCTACCAGCACGTCACCGGAATGGGCGAGAGTCCAGGTTGGGCGGCGGGTGGCATCGCCGCGGATTTCGTCGGATTCATGCAGCCCATCGGCCACGCAGCGGCAAGCGCCCTCGGGGCCACGAGAGCGGCGGCGGCACTCGAGACGCCCATCATTGAAGCCGCCCTGACCTCGATGAACGTCATGAACAATCTGTGTGGCTTCGGCGGCCCGGACAAGGGCGAGCAGTTTGCACAGGGAGCAGACGCCTTCAATGCCGTGAAAGACGAATTGGGATCGTGCCGCCCGCCGGACAGTTGGCAGGGCAGCAGCTCCGAAGCCTACGAGGATCGCAACACCGAGCATCAGCAGCGGGCAGAGTCCTTGGCAGAGGTCGACCGCACGATTCACGACGTCCTGAACAAAGAGGCCGAGCAGGTGGAATCGACCCGGACCAACATCGATCACAACCAAACCATCCTCACCGCCTTCATCCCGCCTGCGGTCGCCGCCATGGCCGTGGAACTGCCACCGGGCGCCGGCATAGCGCTGTCCATGTCGATCCAGACCGCCGGTGTCGCCGCGACTCTGCCGTTCTGCATGGAAGCCTTCGCCCAACTCGGCAGCGACGCCGCGCACAACGCCACACTCATTCGCCGTGCCGGGGCGTCGTACGACCAGATCGCATCGGCGGCGCAGGCCGCCACCCAGGCAGGGAGCTGA
- a CDS encoding ESX-1 secretion-associated protein, producing the protein MSGELKVTPTDLTELSGRHQGVAEHLGTAGAVTEGATGSVVLTHGLVCSLTSAALGSAQSSRDAAVRAMQAASNSLAGRLDTAASKYTATDAHEGSVLDQEMPPR; encoded by the coding sequence ATGAGTGGTGAATTGAAGGTCACACCAACAGATTTGACCGAGCTGTCCGGCAGGCACCAAGGAGTCGCCGAGCATCTGGGCACCGCGGGCGCCGTCACCGAGGGCGCCACCGGGAGCGTCGTGCTGACCCACGGGCTGGTGTGCAGTCTCACCTCGGCCGCTCTGGGCTCCGCGCAGTCATCGCGCGACGCAGCGGTTCGGGCGATGCAAGCCGCCTCGAACAGCCTGGCCGGCCGGCTCGACACTGCCGCGAGTAAATACACCGCGACCGACGCTCACGAAGGCTCGGTATTGGACCAGGAGATGCCGCCTCGCTGA
- a CDS encoding HNH endonuclease: MNAYVGVTDLDWYRRLLASGPEHDEVNFWLPSAGQGFGAIARGQAFVFKTHVDRKYPALSNRIVGVGMFSGFARSTVGEAWDLLGAANGVDSFEQLRASIEQYRNHPLGRFEDPLIGCVYLNNVVLFDEGETLPAPDDFALNLVRGRAYDLESIGPGHSVVEALLQYQLLADAHVPLLSEMTRGAPVLAVPRIGQQAFKAVVAETYNHHCAITGDKVRPVLEAAHIFPVAAGGDHRIDNGLLLRSDVHTLFDRGFIAVDPKHRLRVSPALRERFGNGDWFYQREGQRINLPDRRADRPAREFLEWHNDEVFIAAS, encoded by the coding sequence ATGAACGCGTACGTCGGCGTCACTGACCTTGACTGGTATCGCCGTCTGCTCGCCAGCGGTCCGGAGCATGACGAAGTCAACTTCTGGCTGCCGAGCGCGGGTCAGGGGTTTGGTGCTATTGCGCGAGGTCAGGCGTTTGTCTTCAAGACACACGTTGACCGCAAATATCCTGCGCTGAGTAACCGCATTGTCGGGGTGGGCATGTTCTCCGGCTTCGCGCGTTCAACCGTCGGAGAAGCGTGGGACTTGCTCGGCGCCGCGAACGGGGTTGATTCGTTTGAGCAGTTGCGAGCGAGCATCGAGCAGTATCGGAACCATCCGCTTGGCCGGTTCGAGGACCCCCTGATCGGATGCGTCTACCTGAACAACGTGGTGTTGTTCGATGAGGGTGAGACTCTGCCTGCCCCAGACGACTTCGCGCTCAACCTCGTTCGTGGGCGAGCTTACGACCTCGAGTCGATCGGGCCAGGGCACTCGGTCGTCGAAGCGTTGCTGCAGTATCAACTCCTCGCCGACGCCCACGTTCCGTTGCTGTCGGAGATGACGCGCGGCGCGCCGGTCCTCGCGGTCCCGCGCATCGGTCAGCAGGCCTTCAAGGCGGTTGTCGCCGAAACCTACAACCACCACTGTGCGATCACCGGCGACAAAGTGCGACCGGTTCTCGAAGCGGCGCACATATTTCCGGTCGCGGCGGGTGGTGACCATCGCATCGACAACGGCTTGCTGCTGCGCTCGGACGTTCACACGCTGTTTGACCGTGGCTTCATTGCGGTCGACCCCAAGCACCGATTACGGGTCAGCCCCGCGCTGCGTGAGCGCTTCGGCAACGGTGACTGGTTCTATCAGCGGGAGGGCCAACGCATCAATCTCCCCGACCGTCGAGCAGATCGTCCGGCGAGAGAGTTTTTGGAGTGGCACAACGACGAGGTGTTCATTGCGGCCTCGTGA
- a CDS encoding helix-turn-helix domain-containing protein has translation MVDGELVPRQIAGVPQSEIERALAQALGRRLSNLREARGLTQEVVAEAAGMSRNHYQLLENGLSNRRTKRPANPRLSTLVALSDVLGVSVPELVTAIFE, from the coding sequence ATGGTCGACGGCGAATTGGTGCCTCGGCAGATTGCAGGGGTGCCGCAGTCCGAGATCGAACGAGCTCTGGCGCAGGCTCTCGGGCGACGACTAAGCAATCTGCGCGAAGCGCGTGGGCTCACTCAGGAAGTGGTGGCTGAAGCTGCGGGCATGAGCCGCAACCACTACCAACTGCTGGAGAACGGTCTGAGCAACCGCAGGACCAAGAGGCCGGCGAACCCGCGGCTGTCGACACTCGTCGCGTTGAGCGACGTATTAGGAGTGTCTGTACCCGAGTTGGTGACGGCGATCTTCGAATGA